The Paracoccus sp. MA genome contains a region encoding:
- a CDS encoding DUF6519 domain-containing protein, which yields MTGDFSRWRGPNAKHRGYSGVLMQQGRLYTDSDWNENTAIQTERMESALARIIGPGGTPKAAPGFAITAGAGGFGIGAGSYWVDGVRVENPAPVSYADQGGGLNLEPLAEIVQDGAEMLIHLELRKDEVSALQDGLLADPALSGVDTAVRERAHWRVAIRPVTLTDAERAEIVARAGCGHAPDFPDWRPGTGRMSAGTAPAADLPDDSDCLIPPDAGYLSQENQLYRVQIVRGGTRAQARFVWSRENGAVAARLGRNEGGEFILLGAREDEALGFPSGGWVEVQDDRDAALGRPGTFTRMTLTEGVATFSPGIGNFDQMVNPRIRRWDHGGASALGLPLTGAPTLLERGVQVAFTDGSYVAGDAWMFEARAATGAVVWPPYPGAADEAVPPMTWGVRRVPLALARRAGDGIAQVIDLRATFPALTCLQAEDVGYDDSATGLGAETVQEAIEALAGRSGQGLCTALVRNRDELRAAVEALRPGQSIRLCLTGGNFQLQQTLRLERLGHVIVQGTGPQTVVSVAEGEAALLFRGCASVRVADLSVNGGPNGDGGRRGGRHGALTMLGCGDISVERVRARCRPGPDRASACIASIGALGRRQEVRVRDCAFKVGQAQIGLLIVGAWRAVVQDNSFVPLPGREGSAALRLATDRRILARIRRGLLRFSSLDVQPDLTAYQTDGRQLQGRPISLPELIFGGSLGEVPLYRRGTVILRGDPEVLRLLATLAPGGARGRITEPAEMRRRISNLITEAAANQGRVVFNGRPLRLLRPEIFRTAADAYIGEAICIAGPAVEEAQVSGNRIEGADCGIRIAASSARDEVPPRWRDHRPGNAIRHALVNGNTILLRPASTATPAFGLFMGHGDRLLASQNSVLGEDQPLRGGLPSPHFGFCQFGWRGDQLVWSENRAAQLTNGFAVIPALREARAGIWRLRDNAAPDTLRAYVVAAGVAIS from the coding sequence ATGACCGGAGATTTTTCACGCTGGCGCGGCCCGAACGCGAAGCATCGCGGCTATTCGGGCGTGCTGATGCAGCAGGGCCGGCTTTACACCGACTCGGACTGGAACGAAAACACGGCCATCCAGACCGAGCGCATGGAAAGCGCGCTTGCCCGCATCATCGGGCCGGGCGGCACGCCCAAGGCCGCGCCGGGCTTCGCCATCACCGCCGGCGCGGGCGGCTTCGGCATCGGCGCCGGCAGCTATTGGGTGGATGGCGTCCGGGTCGAGAACCCGGCGCCCGTCTCCTATGCCGACCAGGGCGGCGGGCTGAACCTGGAGCCGCTGGCCGAGATCGTGCAGGACGGCGCCGAGATGCTGATCCATCTGGAGCTGCGCAAGGATGAGGTCTCGGCGCTGCAGGACGGGCTGCTGGCCGATCCGGCGCTGTCGGGCGTCGATACCGCGGTGCGCGAGCGCGCGCATTGGCGCGTCGCCATCCGCCCGGTGACGCTGACCGATGCCGAGCGCGCCGAGATCGTCGCGCGCGCCGGCTGCGGCCATGCCCCGGACTTTCCCGACTGGCGGCCCGGCACCGGCCGGATGAGCGCCGGCACCGCCCCCGCCGCCGACCTGCCCGACGACAGCGACTGCCTGATCCCGCCCGATGCCGGCTATCTGAGCCAGGAGAACCAGCTTTACCGCGTCCAGATCGTCCGGGGCGGCACGCGGGCGCAGGCGCGCTTCGTCTGGTCGCGCGAGAACGGCGCGGTCGCCGCGCGGCTCGGCCGCAACGAGGGCGGCGAGTTCATCCTGCTGGGCGCGCGCGAGGACGAGGCGCTGGGTTTCCCCTCGGGCGGCTGGGTCGAGGTGCAGGACGACCGCGACGCGGCGCTTGGCCGGCCAGGCACCTTCACCCGCATGACCCTGACCGAGGGCGTGGCGACCTTCTCGCCCGGCATCGGCAATTTCGACCAGATGGTGAACCCGCGTATCCGGCGCTGGGACCATGGCGGCGCCTCGGCGCTCGGCCTGCCGCTGACGGGCGCGCCGACCCTGCTGGAGCGCGGCGTGCAGGTCGCCTTCACCGATGGCAGCTATGTCGCGGGCGACGCCTGGATGTTCGAGGCCCGCGCCGCCACCGGCGCGGTGGTCTGGCCGCCCTATCCCGGCGCGGCGGACGAAGCGGTGCCGCCGATGACCTGGGGCGTGCGGCGGGTGCCGCTGGCGCTGGCGCGGCGCGCGGGCGACGGCATCGCGCAGGTGATCGACCTGCGCGCCACCTTCCCGGCGCTGACCTGCCTGCAGGCCGAGGATGTCGGCTATGACGACAGCGCCACCGGGCTGGGCGCCGAGACCGTGCAGGAGGCGATCGAGGCGCTGGCCGGCCGCTCGGGCCAAGGGCTTTGCACGGCGCTGGTGCGCAACCGCGACGAGCTGCGCGCCGCCGTCGAGGCGCTGCGCCCCGGCCAGAGCATCCGGCTGTGCCTGACCGGCGGGAATTTCCAGCTGCAGCAGACGCTGCGCCTTGAGCGGCTGGGCCATGTCATCGTGCAGGGCACCGGGCCGCAGACCGTGGTCTCGGTCGCCGAGGGCGAGGCGGCGCTGCTGTTCCGGGGCTGCGCCTCGGTGCGGGTCGCGGACCTGTCGGTCAATGGCGGGCCCAACGGCGATGGCGGGCGGCGCGGCGGCCGCCATGGCGCGCTGACCATGCTGGGCTGCGGCGACATCAGCGTCGAGCGGGTGCGGGCGCGCTGCCGGCCGGGGCCGGACCGCGCTTCGGCCTGCATCGCCAGCATCGGCGCGCTGGGACGGCGGCAGGAGGTGCGGGTGCGCGACTGCGCCTTCAAGGTCGGCCAGGCGCAGATCGGCCTGCTGATCGTCGGCGCCTGGCGTGCGGTCGTGCAGGACAACAGCTTCGTCCCGCTGCCCGGCCGCGAAGGCAGCGCGGCGCTGCGGCTGGCGACCGACCGTCGCATTCTGGCGCGGATCCGCCGGGGCCTGCTGCGCTTCAGCAGCCTTGACGTGCAGCCCGACCTGACGGCCTATCAGACCGACGGGCGACAGCTGCAGGGCCGGCCGATCTCGCTCCCCGAGCTGATCTTCGGCGGCTCGCTGGGCGAGGTGCCGCTTTACCGCCGCGGCACGGTGATCCTGCGCGGCGATCCCGAGGTGCTGCGGCTGCTGGCGACGCTGGCCCCGGGCGGCGCGCGCGGCCGCATCACCGAGCCGGCCGAGATGCGGCGGCGCATCTCGAACCTGATCACCGAGGCGGCGGCGAACCAGGGCCGGGTCGTCTTCAACGGCCGGCCGCTGCGGCTGCTGCGCCCCGAGATCTTTCGCACCGCGGCAGACGCCTATATCGGCGAGGCCATCTGCATCGCCGGCCCCGCCGTCGAAGAGGCGCAGGTCAGCGGCAATCGCATCGAGGGCGCCGATTGCGGCATCCGCATCGCCGCCTCGTCTGCGCGGGACGAGGTGCCGCCGCGCTGGCGCGACCACCGGCCGGGCAATGCCATCCGCCATGCGCTTGTCAACGGCAACACCATCCTGCTGCGCCCGGCCAGCACCGCCACCCCGGCCTTCGGCCTGTTCATGGGCCATGGCGACCGGCTGCTGGCCAGCCAGAACAGCGTGCTGGGCGAGGACCAGCCGCTTCGGGGCGGCCTGCCTTCCCCGCATTTCGGCTTTTGCCAGTTCGGCTGGCGCGGCGATCAACTGGTCTGGTCCGAAAACCGCGCCGCACAGCTGACCAACGGCTTCGCGGTGATCCCCGCCCTGCGCGAGGCCCGGGCGGGGATCTGGCGGCTGCGCGACAATGCCGCGCCCGACACGCTGCGCGCCTATGTCGTCGCCGCCGGCGTGGCGATCAGCTAG
- a CDS encoding putative baseplate assembly protein produces the protein MSSVKPTPEPIANRAGLPALRARAGTHPTFLAALRRGLADGNRPGLSELRSRDRDDFTLGLLDAWAATLDTLTFYAERQANEAYLRTATRRESVRAHARLIGYELAPAKAASCHLVFEAEPHDAPEAVLDYPPGLQVRSIPRDGELPQLFETVEPLLARAEWNAMRPLMAWPQILAAGAEEIQLAPDAPRLALGDPLLLMQGEVPVATGSGDQAGFLRRVSGLRDGIGGRRILALRSDPASQPPYSFQPILQAIWMPGLAFSTSSMVALLAGHSWSVATLASASNFHSLTPREMRQAVQASDFRAEGPIRPAMLRIRAGFFGNTAAVKLLPANSGIGAPGAVTATAGQVGDTPPGNRAFLYLDRDYPEITAGQGLLIRNAANEAWLRIHAAETQGVEAYGLAAKVTRLEVDDKGLAPDGTLIALSGFTTRGSIAHALPEPLPLADLPITDPVGQAAGALGADQVEIATPELQLMPGKVLAITGERADLAGVAAAEIRVLAQNLIVGDHSLLTFTQPLAHRYVRATVRLSANVALATHGETVAEVLGDGDATRTFQRFRLKSGPLTHVSARNARGMVPAIEVRVNRIRWDLVEDFRAAGPQDRVWLLRIEEDGSAHVVFGDGLRGARLPTGQGNVEAVYRRGAGLSGHLEAGQLSLLATKPTGLKAVTNPLPPAGGADAERLEDARRNAPMGVLTLGRAVSLRDYEDFARGFAAVAKARADWTFDGFARPILVTVAGQGGAILPEAGDDMQNLRAALLAAGEADLRVGLRNYRPVGFGLAARLFADPGHMPEDVIEAARRTVLAAFSFDARELGQGVSQAQVIGALQSAPGVVGVDLDALYTGDTPQLRPRLTAALGRPDLAGALPVAAELLTLDPTRLHLEVAA, from the coding sequence ATGAGCAGCGTCAAACCCACGCCGGAACCGATCGCCAACCGTGCCGGCCTGCCGGCGCTGCGCGCCCGCGCCGGCACGCATCCGACCTTCCTGGCCGCGCTGCGCCGCGGGCTGGCGGACGGCAACCGCCCCGGCCTGTCCGAGCTGCGCAGCCGCGACCGGGACGACTTCACCCTGGGCCTGCTGGACGCCTGGGCGGCCACGCTGGACACGCTGACCTTCTATGCCGAGCGGCAGGCGAACGAGGCCTATCTGCGCACCGCGACCCGGCGCGAAAGCGTCCGCGCCCATGCCAGGCTGATCGGCTACGAGCTTGCCCCGGCCAAGGCGGCCTCGTGCCATCTGGTCTTCGAGGCCGAGCCCCATGACGCGCCCGAGGCGGTGCTGGACTATCCGCCGGGCCTGCAGGTGCGCTCGATCCCGCGCGACGGCGAGCTGCCGCAGCTGTTCGAGACCGTCGAGCCGCTGCTGGCGCGCGCCGAATGGAACGCCATGCGGCCGCTGATGGCCTGGCCGCAGATCCTGGCCGCCGGCGCCGAGGAGATCCAGCTGGCGCCGGACGCGCCGCGCCTGGCGCTTGGCGATCCGCTGCTGCTGATGCAGGGCGAGGTGCCGGTGGCCACCGGGTCGGGCGATCAGGCCGGGTTCCTGCGCCGGGTCTCGGGCCTGCGCGACGGCATCGGCGGGCGGCGCATCCTGGCGCTGCGCAGCGATCCCGCCAGTCAGCCGCCCTACAGCTTCCAGCCGATCCTGCAGGCCATCTGGATGCCGGGGCTGGCCTTCTCGACCAGCAGCATGGTGGCGCTGCTGGCCGGGCACAGCTGGTCGGTGGCGACGCTGGCCAGCGCCAGCAATTTCCACAGCCTGACCCCGCGCGAGATGCGGCAGGCGGTGCAGGCCTCGGATTTCCGGGCCGAGGGGCCGATCCGCCCGGCAATGCTGCGCATCCGCGCCGGGTTCTTCGGCAATACCGCCGCGGTCAAGCTGCTGCCGGCGAATTCCGGGATCGGCGCGCCGGGGGCGGTCACCGCCACCGCAGGCCAGGTGGGCGACACGCCGCCGGGCAACCGCGCCTTTCTCTATCTCGACCGCGACTATCCCGAGATCACCGCCGGCCAGGGCCTGCTGATCCGCAATGCCGCGAACGAGGCCTGGCTGCGCATCCATGCCGCCGAGACCCAGGGCGTCGAGGCCTACGGCCTTGCGGCCAAGGTCACGCGGCTGGAGGTCGACGACAAGGGGCTGGCGCCGGACGGCACGCTGATCGCGCTGTCGGGCTTCACCACCCGCGGCAGCATTGCCCATGCCCTGCCCGAGCCGCTGCCGCTGGCCGACCTGCCGATCACCGATCCGGTCGGGCAGGCCGCGGGCGCGCTCGGCGCCGATCAGGTCGAGATCGCGACGCCCGAGCTGCAGCTGATGCCCGGCAAGGTGCTGGCCATCACCGGCGAGCGCGCTGATCTGGCCGGCGTCGCGGCGGCCGAGATCCGGGTGCTGGCGCAGAACCTGATCGTCGGGGACCATTCGCTGCTGACCTTTACCCAGCCGCTGGCGCATCGCTATGTCCGCGCCACGGTGCGCCTCTCGGCCAATGTGGCGCTGGCCACGCATGGCGAGACGGTGGCCGAGGTGCTGGGCGACGGCGACGCCACCCGGACCTTCCAGCGCTTCAGGCTGAAATCCGGGCCGCTGACCCATGTCTCGGCCCGCAACGCGCGCGGCATGGTCCCGGCGATCGAGGTGCGGGTCAACCGCATCCGCTGGGACCTGGTGGAGGATTTCCGCGCCGCCGGGCCGCAGGACCGGGTCTGGCTGCTGCGCATCGAGGAGGACGGCAGCGCCCATGTCGTTTTCGGCGACGGGCTGCGCGGCGCCCGCCTGCCCACCGGACAGGGCAATGTCGAAGCGGTCTATCGGCGCGGCGCCGGACTGTCCGGCCATCTGGAGGCCGGGCAGCTGTCGCTGCTGGCTACCAAGCCCACCGGGCTGAAGGCGGTGACGAACCCCCTGCCCCCCGCCGGCGGCGCCGATGCCGAGCGGCTGGAGGATGCGCGCCGCAACGCGCCCATGGGCGTCCTGACGCTGGGCCGCGCCGTGTCCTTGCGGGATTACGAGGATTTCGCCCGCGGCTTCGCCGCCGTGGCCAAGGCGCGGGCCGACTGGACCTTCGACGGCTTCGCCCGCCCGATCCTGGTCACCGTCGCCGGACAGGGCGGCGCCATCCTGCCCGAGGCCGGCGACGACATGCAGAACCTGCGCGCCGCGCTGCTGGCGGCGGGCGAAGCCGACCTGCGCGTCGGCCTGCGCAATTACCGCCCGGTCGGCTTCGGCCTGGCGGCGCGGCTCTTCGCCGATCCCGGCCACATGCCCGAGGACGTGATCGAGGCCGCGCGCCGGACGGTGCTGGCGGCGTTTTCCTTCGATGCGCGCGAGCTGGGGCAAGGCGTCAGCCAGGCGCAGGTCATCGGCGCGCTGCAATCGGCGCCGGGCGTGGTCGGGGTCGATCTGGACGCGCTCTATACCGGCGACACGCCGCAATTGCGCCCGCGCCTGACCGCCGCGCTCGGCCGGCCCGACCTTGCCGGGGCGCTGCCGGTCGCGGCGGAACTGCTGACGCTGGATCCCACCCGGCTGCATCTGGAGGTGGCGGCATGA
- a CDS encoding baseplate J/gp47 family protein, which translates to MARSESFLDERRERLAASAARVNGIAGIEVDAGDMTRLVLRFVHPLPGQPNGRPTAPALRPSDLLVEGGDRIRGVSVISAEASGRELRLRVNRAGDFSTYRLRIRDGLPGWDPILREIRFAFRLHCDTGDCAAPPPAPERPAEPPQIDYLARDYDSYRRLMLDRMAVSVPDWTERNPADLGVALVEWLAFIGDALSYRLDHVGTEYALQTARLRVSAARHARLVGYRMHNGASARVLAQLRLAPGVTDFTLPDQGVAFLTRSDSDGEAVIPLAAAQAAVETGAVAFEPLAPAALRAAHHRIALHHWGDAQAVLARGATFCDLRDPDQALQLAAGDLLVLVQNRDPVTRRLSDADPGARQAVRLTAPPEMLTDPLELLPPPGGGAAQPLRVWRIRWGAADALRFDLDHGATEGEPMALALGNIVLADHGLTLPDPATDQPLAEPLGLAPDLTDPEEPPAPGQPDEPKSLAALDRPRPFHPRLARRDLSFAVPPDGGAAPAAELLRVDPARAVAQITLRSTDESDRWLPVPDLLGQPPDALVFVPEVEADGTTRLRFGQPQGASPSLNGKTPRPGDGFTASYRVGHGRAGNIGAGALARVAASGAVAANVAGATNPLPAAGGAERETVAEVRQRAPVGFHLQRRAVTLADYEALLDAHPEVQRATARKRWLGGWPAIFLTVDRVAGLPVDQPFRQMLLDYLEPYRMMGHDLTVDAPILVPLTIAIRACAEADAFADKVAEALAARFSAGLAEDGRPGFFHPDNVTFGSRIYLSHIYRAGLDVPGVADLRVTAFGRSGQPDASAEGVLDFGPREIPVLSNDPNRPGEGRLTIETRGGR; encoded by the coding sequence ATGGCACGCTCGGAAAGCTTCCTGGACGAAAGGCGCGAAAGGCTCGCCGCTTCGGCCGCGCGGGTGAACGGCATCGCCGGGATCGAGGTCGATGCCGGCGACATGACCCGGCTGGTGCTGCGCTTCGTCCATCCGCTGCCCGGCCAGCCGAACGGACGGCCGACCGCGCCGGCGCTGCGGCCCTCGGACCTGCTGGTCGAGGGCGGCGACCGCATCCGCGGCGTCAGTGTCATCAGTGCCGAGGCGTCGGGGCGCGAGCTGCGGCTGCGGGTGAACCGGGCGGGCGATTTCTCGACCTACCGGCTGCGCATCCGCGACGGGCTGCCGGGCTGGGACCCGATCCTGCGCGAGATCCGCTTCGCCTTCCGGCTGCATTGCGACACCGGCGATTGCGCCGCGCCGCCCCCCGCCCCCGAGCGGCCGGCCGAGCCGCCGCAGATCGATTACCTGGCGCGCGACTATGACAGTTATCGCCGGCTGATGCTGGACCGCATGGCGGTCAGCGTGCCGGACTGGACCGAGCGCAACCCGGCCGACCTGGGCGTGGCGCTGGTCGAATGGCTGGCCTTTATCGGCGACGCGCTCAGCTACCGGCTGGACCATGTCGGCACCGAATACGCGCTGCAGACGGCGCGGCTGCGGGTCTCGGCCGCGCGCCATGCCCGGCTGGTCGGCTACCGGATGCATAACGGCGCCAGCGCGCGGGTGCTGGCGCAACTGCGGCTGGCGCCGGGCGTGACGGATTTCACCCTGCCCGACCAGGGCGTGGCCTTCCTGACCCGCTCGGACAGCGACGGCGAGGCGGTGATCCCGCTGGCCGCCGCGCAGGCGGCGGTCGAGACCGGCGCCGTGGCCTTCGAGCCGCTGGCGCCCGCCGCCCTGCGCGCCGCCCATCACCGCATCGCCCTGCATCATTGGGGCGATGCCCAGGCGGTGCTGGCGCGGGGGGCCACCTTCTGCGACCTGCGCGACCCGGACCAGGCGCTGCAACTGGCGGCGGGCGACCTGCTGGTGCTGGTGCAAAACCGCGACCCGGTGACGCGGCGGCTGTCCGACGCCGATCCCGGCGCGCGTCAGGCGGTGCGGCTGACCGCCCCGCCCGAGATGCTGACCGATCCGCTGGAACTGCTGCCGCCGCCCGGCGGCGGTGCCGCGCAGCCGCTGCGGGTCTGGCGCATTCGCTGGGGGGCCGCGGACGCGCTACGCTTCGATCTGGACCACGGCGCAACCGAAGGCGAGCCGATGGCGCTGGCGCTTGGCAATATCGTGCTGGCCGATCACGGCCTGACCCTGCCCGACCCGGCGACCGACCAGCCGCTGGCCGAGCCGCTAGGCCTTGCCCCCGACCTGACCGACCCCGAAGAGCCGCCCGCCCCCGGCCAGCCCGACGAGCCGAAGTCGCTGGCGGCGCTGGACCGGCCGCGGCCCTTCCATCCGCGCCTTGCCCGCCGCGACCTGAGCTTCGCGGTGCCGCCGGACGGCGGCGCGGCCCCGGCGGCCGAGCTGCTGCGGGTCGATCCGGCACGGGCGGTGGCGCAGATCACCCTGCGCTCGACCGACGAGAGCGACCGCTGGTTGCCGGTGCCGGACCTGCTGGGCCAGCCCCCCGATGCGCTGGTCTTCGTCCCCGAGGTCGAGGCCGACGGCACCACCCGGCTGCGCTTCGGCCAGCCGCAGGGCGCCTCGCCCAGCCTGAACGGCAAGACGCCGCGGCCCGGCGACGGCTTCACCGCCAGCTATCGCGTCGGCCATGGCCGCGCCGGCAATATCGGCGCCGGGGCGCTGGCGCGGGTCGCGGCCTCGGGCGCGGTGGCGGCCAATGTCGCCGGCGCGACAAACCCGCTGCCCGCCGCCGGTGGCGCGGAACGCGAGACCGTGGCGGAAGTGCGCCAGCGCGCGCCGGTCGGCTTCCACCTGCAAAGGCGCGCGGTGACGCTGGCCGATTACGAGGCGCTGCTGGACGCCCATCCCGAGGTGCAGCGCGCCACCGCCCGCAAGCGCTGGCTGGGCGGCTGGCCGGCGATCTTCCTGACCGTGGACCGGGTGGCCGGCCTGCCGGTGGATCAGCCGTTCCGGCAGATGCTGCTCGACTATCTCGAGCCCTATCGGATGATGGGCCACGACCTGACCGTGGACGCGCCGATCCTGGTGCCGCTGACCATCGCCATCCGCGCCTGCGCCGAAGCCGACGCCTTTGCCGACAAGGTGGCCGAGGCGCTGGCCGCGCGCTTTTCCGCCGGGCTGGCCGAAGACGGGCGGCCGGGCTTCTTCCATCCCGACAACGTGACCTTCGGCAGCCGCATCTATCTGAGCCATATCTACCGCGCCGGGCTCGATGTGCCGGGGGTGGCCGACCTGCGCGTCACCGCCTTCGGCCGCTCGGGCCAGCCCGATGCCAGCGCCGAGGGCGTGCTGGATTTCGGCCCGCGCGAGATCCCGGTGCTGTCGAACGACCCGAACCGCCCCGGCGAGGGACGGCTGACCATCGAGACGAGGGGGGGCAGATGA
- a CDS encoding GPW/gp25 family protein: MTDLSAPFRIDGTGRTATTGDARRHARDLIEAVLFTAPGERVNRPDFGSGLLEMLFDTNNQALETAADFLIQSAIQKHLSEILTVSELRLRRDEGLLEITLSYVLRDTGETVSDTFTREV; the protein is encoded by the coding sequence ATGACCGATCTTTCCGCCCCCTTCCGCATCGACGGCACCGGCCGCACCGCCACCACCGGCGACGCCCGCCGCCATGCCCGCGACCTGATCGAGGCGGTCTTGTTCACCGCCCCGGGCGAGCGGGTGAACCGGCCCGATTTCGGCTCGGGCCTGCTTGAGATGCTGTTCGACACCAACAACCAGGCGCTGGAGACCGCCGCCGATTTCCTGATCCAGTCGGCGATCCAGAAACACCTGTCCGAGATCCTGACCGTCTCGGAACTGCGCCTGCGCCGCGACGAGGGGCTGCTGGAGATCACCCTCTCCTATGTCCTGCGCGACACCGGCGAGACGGTCAGCGACACCTTCACGCGCGAGGTCTAG
- a CDS encoding phage baseplate assembly protein V, protein MNEQTTRAGYFGKYRGTVSNNTDPLQKGRLQVQVPAVYGTNTLNWAMPSVPFAGSGVGFYLIPPVGANIWVEFEGGNIDAPIWSGCFWGEGECPGQTPMVKIIKTQAATITLDEVNSSAPLVIETTAGNRITITAQGITLESSGGAKVELSGPKVTVNSGALEVT, encoded by the coding sequence ATGAACGAACAGACGACGCGCGCCGGCTATTTCGGCAAGTATCGCGGCACGGTGTCGAACAACACCGACCCGCTGCAAAAGGGCCGGTTGCAGGTGCAGGTGCCGGCCGTCTACGGCACCAACACGCTGAACTGGGCCATGCCCTCGGTGCCCTTCGCCGGCTCGGGCGTCGGCTTCTACCTGATCCCGCCCGTGGGCGCCAATATCTGGGTCGAGTTCGAGGGCGGCAATATCGACGCCCCCATCTGGTCCGGCTGCTTCTGGGGCGAGGGCGAATGCCCCGGCCAGACGCCGATGGTCAAGATCATCAAGACCCAGGCCGCCACGATCACCCTGGACGAGGTGAATTCCTCGGCCCCGCTGGTGATCGAGACCACCGCCGGCAACCGCATCACCATCACTGCGCAGGGCATCACGCTGGAAAGCTCGGGCGGCGCCAAGGTCGAGCTTTCGGGGCCCAAGGTCACGGTGAACTCGGGCGCATTGGAGGTGACGTGA